From a single Raphanus sativus cultivar WK10039 chromosome 3, ASM80110v3, whole genome shotgun sequence genomic region:
- the LOC130510156 gene encoding eukaryotic initiation factor 4A-III homolog has product MTTFQSMAIGENLLLGISECGFQKPTRVQEACTEKIAGGESLFVTARSGSGKSAAIAIAVIQKVNASNPKIQVIILSARFKLAVELEKAIQQLGRHKNVRAHAMSAGSPWMQGTQILIGVPNFLLEKMRSGTVNVSNAHVIIVDDAEEMDRFSGSINELINFTSANINQVCFLGSTIPSSLVAHARDFDVHIDDISVVEKHKDVEHYEYDVKNDVEKMKRLREILMANDNAIIFCNSKSTARFLHSALELPDHVCAMMDGELLPRKRDILVDSLRSGDLKYLITTDVESSKLRASLVVMYDIPTCLEVYMDRSHRVCRGKAVSLVKPSDKSRMKLIKDTPRSV; this is encoded by the exons ATGACGACCTTTCAGAGCATGGCCATCGGTGAGAATCTGCTCCTCGGTATCTCAGAATGTGGCTTCCAGAAACCTACTCGAGTTCAGGAGGCTTGCACGGAAAAGATCGCCGGTGGAGAGAGTTTGTTCGTGACGGCGAGATCCGGCAGTGGGAAGAGCGCCGCCATAGCCATCGCCGTCATTCAGAAGGTTAACGCGTCGAATCCAAA GATTCAAGTGATCATACTTTCAGCTAGGTTCAAGCTTGCTGTAGAACTGGAGAAAGCAATCCAGCAGCTTGGAAGGCACAAAAACGTCAGAGCACATGCCATGTCTGCTGGTTCGCCCTGGATGCAAGGAACTCAGATTCTCATTGGCGTCCCCAATTTTCTTTTAGAGAAGATGAGGAGCGGAACTGTTAATGTGTCTAATGCACATGTCATCATTGTCGATGATGCTGAGGAAATGGATCGATTCTCTGGAAGCATAAATGAACTTATCAATTTCACATCTGCAAACATCAACCAGGTCTGCTTCCTTGGTTCTACTATACCCTCAAGTCTTGTCGCACATGCAAGGGATTTTGATGTTCACATTGATGACATTTCTGTGGTTGAGAAACAT AAGGACGTTGAACATTACGAATATGATGTGAAAAATGATGTTGAGAAGATGAAGAGGCTGCGTGAAATCCTGATGGCTAACGACAACGCAATCATCTTTTGCAATAGCAAATCAACA GCGAGGTTTCTACATTCTGCGTTGGAACTCCCTGATCATGTGTGTGCTATGATGGATGGGGAGCTTCTCCCTAGGAAGAGGGACATCCTCGTCGACAGTCTGCGGTCAGGTGATCTCAAATACCTCATCACTACAGACGTCGAGTCCTCGAAGCTCAGA GCTTCTCTCGTCGTCATGTATGATATCCCCACCTGCCTTGAGGTCTACATGGACCGCTCTCACCGGGTCTGTCGCGGCAAGGCAGTCTCTTTGGTCAAACCATCAGATAAAAGCCGCATGAAGCTGATAAAGGACACCCCAAGGAGTGTGTGA